In Dendropsophus ebraccatus isolate aDenEbr1 chromosome 14, aDenEbr1.pat, whole genome shotgun sequence, the following proteins share a genomic window:
- the NPEPL1 gene encoding probable aminopeptidase NPEPL1: MANVRLEFKSSAGDADPQSRPVLILGQLPNLHRVLWSDVRGKLQPRVTEEVWKSALGTLSPNPTDSCPLYLNLATVAALPSRVSRHNSPSAAHFITRLIRSCLPAGTARCILMVCERSEVFASACAIARAFPLFTRRSSASRRTEKKSIIVEFLLVGQNNGPMEVTTLKCLESATEGVRLAARIVDTPCSEMNTDHFIEEIATVGKELGITPKVIRDEELKERGFGGIYGVGKAAEHPPALVILSHTPEGATQTIAWVGKGIVYDTGGLSIKGKTTMPGMKRDCGGAAAVLGAFKAAVKQGFKDNLHALFCLAENSVGPNATRPDDIHLLYSGKTVEINNTDAEGRLVLADGVSYACKDLNADIILDMATLTGAQGIATGKYHAAVLTNSEEWEMACVKAGRKCGDLVHPLVYCPELHFNEFSSAVADMKNSVADRENAQSSCAGLFIASHIGFDWPGIWVHVDIASPVHAGERATGFGVALLLSLFGRASEDPLLNMVSPLGTDDVVETPERDTKRRRLV; this comes from the exons ATGGCAAATGTTCGGCTGGAGTTCAAGTCCAGCGCCGGAGACGCGGACCCCCAGAGCAGGCCCGTGCTGATCCTGGGGCAACTGCCCAACCTGCACCGGGTGCTGTGGAGCGATGTGAGGGGCAAGCTGCAGCCCAGGGTCACCGAGGAG GTATGGAAGAGTGCTCTGGGCACCTTAAGTCCCAACCCCACAGACAGCTGTCCTCTGTACCTCAACCTGGCCACAGTCGCTGCCCTGCCTTCCCGTGTCAGCCGCCATAACAGCCCATCCGCTGCTCACTTTATCACACGTCTGATCCGAAGCTGCCTCCCAGCAGGAACAGCGAGATGTATCCTG ATGGTATGTGAGCGATCAGAGGTGTTCGCCAGTGCATGTGCCATTGCTCGAGCCTTCCCACTGTTTACTCGCCGTTCCAGTGCTTCCCGCCGAACCGAGAAAAAGAGCATTATCGTTGAGTTTCTACTCGTTGGCCAAAACAATGGACCCATGGAAGTTACAACCCTAAAG TGCCTGGAGAGTGCCACTGAGGGGGTGAGGCTGGCGGCACGGATTGTGGATACTCCTTGTAGTGAGATGAACACAGACCACTTTATAGAG GAAATTGCCACTGTGGGGAAGGAGCTTGGCATAACTCCAAAGGTTATTCGTGATGAGGAGCTGAAGGAGAGAGGGTTTGGAG GAATATATGGTGTTGGCAAAGCAGCAGAACATCCTCCTGCGCTGGTCATCCTGAGCCATACCCCAGAAGGTGCCACTCAAACCATTGCCTGGGTTGGTAAGGGTATTGTGTACGATACCGGAGGACTCAGCATTAAGGGGAAG ACCACAATGCCAGGTATGAAGAGAGATTGTGGAGGAGCTGCCGCTGTCCTCGGAGCGTTTAAAGCTGCAGTGAAACAG GGTTTTAAGGACAACCTACACGCCTTGTTCTGCCTGGCAGAGAACTCTGTTGGACCAAATGCCACTCGACCAGATGACATCCACTTGCTTTACTCCGGAAA GACGGTTGAAATTAACAACACTGATGCAGAGGGGAGGCTGGTGTTGGCCGATGGGGTGTCCTATGCCTGCAAGGATTTAAATGCAGATATCATTCTGGATATGGCGACGTTGACAGGTGCTCAG ggCATTGCAACCGGCAAGTACCACGCTGCTGTTCTGACCAATAGTGAGGAGTGGGAGATGGCCTGCGTGAAGGCGGGCCGCAAGTGTGGAGACCTGGTTCACCCACTGGtttactgtccagagctgcacttcAATGAGTTTTCCTCTGCTGTGGCTGATATGAAGAACTCTGTGGCG GACCGGGAGAATGCTCAGAGTTCTTGTGCTGGCCTCTTTATTGCTTCACACATCGGCTTTGACTGGCCAGGAATCTGGGTGCACGTCGATATAGCTTCCCCTGTTCACGCG GGTGAGAGAGCCACCGGCTTTGGCGTTGCCCTTCTCCTGTCTCTCTTTGGCCGTGCTTCAGAAGACCCTTTACTAAACATGGTGTCTCCTCTGGGTACGGATGATGTAGTTGAGACTCCTGAGAGAGATACTAAAAGGAGACGTCTTGTGTGA